A window of the Synechococcus sp. JA-3-3Ab genome harbors these coding sequences:
- the pstS gene encoding phosphate ABC transporter substrate-binding protein PstS: MVQLPRLRRREMLLSLLAAAGLSACRRGSRSGQAGPVADSQLAAETLLINGAGATFPAPLYLRWFSDYRQVDPKVEINFQPVGSAAGIRQFIDQTVDFAASDVAMTDAEIAEVKRGVVMIPMTAGSIAVGYNLPGIRSGLKLSRSVLVQIFRGQITQWRDPQILALNPDLEIPDLPIAVCYRSDGSGTTDTFTRHLAAIDPTWASEIGVGMSLEWPVGIGVKGNEGMSAQMLLSEGVIGYVESVYARDLDLSVAALENRRGEFVLPTPEASALALSEIELPDNLRAFVPDPAGAGAYPIVTYTWILAYRQYRDPAMANALRAVLRWALSEGQALAAEMGYLPLAETVVARSLEALQLIQS, encoded by the coding sequence ATGGTGCAACTGCCCCGCCTTCGCCGCCGAGAAATGCTGCTGTCGTTGCTGGCTGCTGCTGGCCTGAGCGCCTGCCGAAGGGGATCCCGTTCTGGGCAGGCTGGCCCTGTTGCCGACAGCCAGCTTGCCGCTGAGACCTTGTTGATCAACGGGGCCGGGGCCACCTTCCCGGCTCCCCTGTATTTGCGCTGGTTTTCCGACTACCGCCAGGTGGATCCCAAAGTCGAAATCAACTTCCAGCCGGTGGGCAGCGCCGCCGGCATCCGCCAATTTATCGACCAGACGGTGGACTTTGCCGCCAGCGACGTGGCCATGACCGATGCCGAAATTGCCGAAGTCAAGCGGGGCGTGGTCATGATCCCGATGACGGCAGGCAGCATTGCCGTCGGCTACAACCTGCCCGGGATCCGCTCCGGCCTCAAACTGTCCCGCTCGGTGTTGGTGCAGATCTTCCGCGGCCAAATTACCCAGTGGCGGGATCCGCAGATTTTGGCCCTCAACCCCGACCTGGAGATCCCCGACCTGCCCATCGCCGTCTGCTACCGCTCCGACGGCAGCGGCACCACCGACACCTTTACCCGCCACCTGGCCGCCATCGACCCCACCTGGGCCTCCGAGATCGGCGTCGGCATGTCCCTGGAGTGGCCGGTGGGCATTGGGGTGAAAGGCAACGAAGGCATGAGCGCCCAGATGCTCCTCAGCGAAGGGGTGATCGGCTATGTGGAATCGGTCTATGCCCGCGACCTGGATCTGTCGGTGGCGGCCCTGGAAAACCGCCGCGGCGAGTTCGTCCTCCCCACCCCGGAAGCCTCGGCCCTGGCCCTGAGCGAAATCGAGCTGCCCGACAACCTGCGGGCTTTTGTGCCCGATCCCGCCGGCGCGGGGGCCTACCCCATCGTCACCTACACCTGGATCCTGGCCTACCGCCAGTATCGGGATCCCGCCATGGCCAACGCCCTGCGGGCAGTGCTGCGCTGGGCCCTCAGCGAGGGACAAGCTCTGGCCGCAGAGATGGGCTACCTGCCCTTGGCCGAAACCGTTGTAGCCCGCAGCCTGGAAGCCCTGCAGCTTATCCAGAGCTAG
- the dnaK gene encoding molecular chaperone DnaK: MGKVVGIDLGTTNSVVAVMEGGVPTVIPNAEGSRTTPSVVAFTKDGERLVGQMARRQAVLNPENTFYSVKRFIGRKYDELNVDAKRVSYQVRRDERGNVKLYSPRMNKEFAPEEISAMVLRKLVEDASRYLGQPVTQAVITVPAYFNDSQRQATKDAGRIAGLEVLRIINEPTAASLAYGLDKRNNETILVFDLGGGTFDVSILEVGDGVFEVKATSGDTQLGGDDFDKKIVDWMAEEFKRMEGIDLRQDRQALQRLTEAAEKAKIELSSVSETTINLPFITATADGPKHLELKLSRAQFEHLCADLLERCKGPVEQALRDAKLTKADINEVVLVGGSTRIPAVQRLVKELLGKEPNQTVNPDEVVAVGAAIQAGVLAGEVKDVLLLDVTPLSLGVETLGGIATKLIPRNTTIPTRKSEIFSTAEDGQTSVEIHVVQGERELARDNKSLGRFKLDGIPPAPRGVPQIEVTFDIDANGILKVTARDKGSGKEQSISITGASTLDSKEVERMIAEAEKYAAEDRARREKIERRNKADSLAYQAERQLKELGDKVSASKRSQIETLVRELREAIQRDDDSAIQSKERELQEALYAMSSELYQQPGAASSSTSGTTSGGSDDVIDADFTESK; encoded by the coding sequence ATGGGAAAAGTTGTAGGAATTGACTTGGGCACAACCAACTCGGTTGTCGCCGTAATGGAAGGGGGCGTCCCCACTGTCATTCCCAATGCCGAGGGGAGCCGCACTACACCCTCAGTGGTCGCTTTCACCAAAGATGGGGAGCGCCTGGTGGGCCAGATGGCCCGTCGCCAAGCGGTGCTCAACCCCGAGAACACTTTTTACTCGGTCAAGCGGTTCATCGGGCGCAAGTACGATGAGCTGAACGTCGATGCCAAGCGGGTCTCCTACCAGGTGCGGCGGGATGAGCGGGGCAATGTCAAGTTGTACTCACCCCGCATGAACAAGGAATTTGCCCCCGAAGAGATCTCGGCCATGGTGCTGCGCAAGCTGGTAGAAGACGCCAGCCGCTACCTAGGCCAACCGGTCACCCAAGCCGTCATTACTGTCCCGGCCTACTTTAACGACTCGCAGCGGCAGGCCACCAAAGATGCCGGGAGGATCGCCGGCTTGGAAGTGCTGCGCATCATCAACGAGCCGACGGCGGCTTCCTTGGCCTATGGCTTGGACAAGCGCAACAACGAGACCATCCTCGTCTTCGACTTGGGCGGTGGCACCTTCGACGTCTCCATTCTGGAGGTGGGGGATGGCGTCTTCGAGGTGAAGGCCACCAGCGGCGATACCCAGTTGGGTGGCGACGACTTCGACAAGAAGATCGTCGACTGGATGGCCGAAGAGTTCAAGCGAATGGAAGGGATCGACCTGCGGCAAGACCGGCAGGCCCTGCAGCGGCTGACGGAAGCCGCCGAGAAGGCCAAGATCGAGCTGTCCAGCGTCTCCGAGACTACCATCAACCTGCCCTTCATCACCGCCACGGCCGATGGTCCGAAGCACCTGGAGTTGAAGCTCTCCCGCGCCCAGTTTGAACACCTCTGCGCCGACTTGCTGGAGCGCTGCAAAGGGCCGGTGGAGCAGGCCCTGCGGGATGCCAAGCTCACCAAGGCCGACATCAACGAAGTGGTGCTGGTGGGCGGCTCCACCCGCATCCCGGCGGTGCAGCGGCTGGTGAAGGAGCTGCTGGGCAAAGAGCCCAACCAAACTGTCAACCCCGACGAGGTGGTGGCCGTGGGTGCTGCCATCCAAGCTGGCGTGCTGGCGGGCGAGGTCAAAGACGTGCTGTTGCTGGATGTCACCCCCTTGTCTTTGGGGGTGGAAACCCTGGGCGGTATCGCCACCAAGCTGATCCCGCGCAACACCACCATCCCCACCCGCAAGTCGGAGATTTTCTCCACCGCCGAAGATGGGCAGACCTCGGTGGAAATCCACGTGGTGCAAGGGGAGCGGGAGTTGGCTCGCGACAACAAGTCCCTGGGCCGCTTCAAGCTGGACGGGATCCCGCCGGCTCCCCGCGGTGTGCCGCAGATCGAGGTGACCTTCGACATCGACGCCAACGGCATCCTCAAAGTGACGGCCAGAGACAAGGGCAGCGGCAAGGAGCAGAGCATTTCCATTACCGGCGCCTCCACGCTGGATAGCAAAGAGGTGGAGCGGATGATCGCCGAGGCGGAAAAATACGCTGCCGAAGACCGCGCCCGCCGCGAGAAAATCGAGCGCCGCAACAAGGCCGACTCGCTGGCCTACCAGGCTGAGCGGCAGTTGAAGGAGCTGGGAGACAAGGTCTCCGCCAGCAAGCGCAGCCAAATCGAGACCCTGGTGCGAGAGCTGCGGGAGGCCATCCAGCGGGACGACGACAGCGCCATCCAGAGCAAAGAGCGGGAGCTGCAAGAGGCCCTCTACGCCATGAGCAGCGAGCTCTATCAGCAGCCCGGCGCCGCTTCCAGCTCCACCTCTGGGACAACCTCCGGCGGCAGCGACGACGTCATCGACGCCGACTTCACCGAGAGCAAGTAA
- the speA gene encoding biosynthetic arginine decarboxylase: protein MPTLTRSPWTLRDSEKLYRISGWGDPYFRINAAGHVEVTPQGSQQQEGGIDLYHLVTDLVARGLQLPLLIRFPEIVADRMRRICESFQQAIERFGYPNVYRGVYPVKVNQQRHLVEEVVKHGRAYHFGLEAGSKPELLIALALLDTPGALLICNGYKDRDFMETALLAQRLGRTPIIVLERLQELELVLQAAEHLGIDPLLGVRAKLSAQGSGRWGTSAGDRGKFGLTATEMLQVVERLREVGKLHCLRLLHYHIGSQISMVSVHGRAVREASQIYIELVKLGAPMGYLDVGGGLGVDYDGSQSTSHFSQSYSLEDYAATVVQTVLTALQPHGIQPPVLVTESGRALMSHQSVLVFDIQDVNAASPYPMPTQLTSDAEVIQKLNQLYYEIRPETLVADYRRCQELKEAALRQFTEGSLSLRERAEVERLFWNCSDKICTLAYEQHQAGQPVAVDLLDLDEMLASIYYGNFSLFQSLPDSWAIDQVFPIMPIHRLDEEPRQWATLADLTCDSDGKINRFFGEDGQITSVLPLHDPNGQPYLLGVFLGGAYQEILGDLHNLFGDTNAVHIRTRPGGYQVTQVIKGDTIGEVLSWVQYNSEDLVETLHHATEAALQRGQITLEQARALQQHFEDNLRAYTYLHR from the coding sequence ATGCCGACTTTGACTCGTTCTCCCTGGACACTGCGAGACAGCGAAAAGCTCTATCGCATCTCAGGTTGGGGGGATCCCTACTTCCGTATCAACGCCGCCGGTCATGTGGAGGTAACCCCACAGGGCTCACAGCAGCAGGAAGGGGGCATCGACCTGTACCACCTGGTAACGGATCTGGTGGCGCGGGGTTTGCAGTTGCCTTTGTTGATTCGCTTTCCCGAGATCGTGGCCGACCGCATGCGGCGGATTTGTGAGAGCTTTCAGCAGGCCATCGAGCGCTTTGGCTACCCCAACGTCTACCGAGGGGTTTACCCGGTCAAGGTGAACCAGCAGCGCCACCTGGTGGAAGAGGTGGTCAAGCACGGCCGTGCCTACCACTTTGGCCTGGAGGCGGGATCCAAGCCGGAGCTGTTGATCGCCCTGGCTCTGCTGGATACACCTGGGGCTTTGTTGATCTGCAACGGCTACAAAGACCGCGACTTTATGGAAACGGCCCTCTTGGCCCAGCGGCTGGGGCGCACCCCCATCATCGTCCTGGAACGGCTGCAAGAGCTGGAGCTGGTGCTGCAAGCTGCCGAGCACCTGGGGATTGATCCCCTGCTGGGGGTGCGGGCCAAGCTGTCCGCCCAGGGCAGTGGCCGCTGGGGCACCTCGGCTGGGGATCGGGGCAAGTTCGGCCTCACGGCCACCGAGATGTTGCAGGTGGTGGAGCGGCTGCGGGAAGTCGGCAAGCTGCACTGTCTGCGCCTGTTGCACTACCACATCGGCTCGCAGATCTCGATGGTGAGCGTGCATGGGCGGGCCGTGCGGGAGGCCAGCCAGATCTACATCGAGCTGGTCAAGCTGGGGGCGCCGATGGGCTATCTGGATGTCGGCGGCGGCTTGGGGGTCGATTACGACGGATCCCAGTCCACCAGCCACTTTTCCCAGAGCTACAGCCTGGAAGATTACGCCGCCACCGTGGTGCAGACGGTGCTGACCGCCCTGCAGCCGCACGGGATCCAGCCGCCGGTGCTGGTGACCGAAAGCGGGCGGGCCCTGATGTCCCACCAGTCGGTGCTGGTCTTCGACATCCAGGATGTCAACGCCGCCAGCCCCTACCCCATGCCCACCCAGCTCACCTCCGATGCTGAGGTGATCCAAAAGCTGAACCAGCTCTACTACGAGATCCGGCCCGAGACCCTGGTGGCCGACTATCGCCGCTGCCAGGAGCTGAAAGAGGCCGCCCTGCGCCAATTTACCGAGGGATCCCTCAGCTTGCGGGAGCGGGCCGAGGTGGAGCGGCTGTTTTGGAACTGCTCCGACAAGATCTGCACGCTGGCCTACGAGCAGCACCAGGCGGGGCAGCCGGTGGCCGTAGATCTCCTGGATCTGGACGAGATGCTGGCCAGCATCTACTACGGCAACTTCTCCCTCTTCCAATCCCTGCCGGATAGCTGGGCCATCGACCAGGTGTTCCCCATCATGCCCATCCACCGTCTGGACGAGGAGCCGCGCCAGTGGGCCACCCTGGCCGATCTGACCTGCGACAGCGACGGCAAGATCAACCGCTTCTTTGGCGAAGACGGGCAGATCACCTCGGTTTTGCCGCTGCACGATCCCAACGGGCAGCCCTACCTGCTGGGGGTGTTTCTGGGGGGCGCCTACCAAGAAATCCTGGGGGATCTGCACAACCTGTTTGGAGACACCAACGCGGTGCACATCCGCACCCGTCCCGGCGGCTACCAAGTCACCCAAGTCATCAAGGGGGACACCATCGGCGAAGTGCTGAGCTGGGTGCAGTACAACAGCGAAGACCTGGTGGAAACCCTCCACCACGCCACCGAAGCCGCGCTACAAAGGGGGCAGATCACTCTAGAGCAGGCTAGGGCGCTGCAGCAGCACTTTGAAGACAACCTGCGGGCCTACACTTACCTGCACCGCTAG
- a CDS encoding (Fe-S)-binding protein encodes MSSSKRPSFDSLDPPDPKLIDACVHCGFCLTTCPSYRVLGKETDSPRGRIYQMDALNQGQISLSAAVVSHFDTCLGCLACVTACPSGVRYDRLIAATRPQIERNHRRNLWDWLYRQFIFWLFPYPARLRPLLWSLWLYQKMGVGAWIRQGLAKVSPRLAAMESLLPPLEVGQLLPKRYPERIPAVGERRFRVGLLLGCVQRLFAPQVNEASIRVLTHNGCEVVIPPAQGCCAALPHHQGQLQQAEALARQMVDAFAGYELDAILVTASGCGHTLKEYGHLLARDPDYQEKGAQFAAKVKDIQEFLAQVGLTAPLYPLQPDPLVLAYQDACHMLHGQRLSQEPRQLLRQIPGLELRDPVDAALCCGSSGVYNLLQPEVADELGSQKVANLLNTGAQGIVSANIGCRLQLQKHLRLQGKAGIPIYHPMELLDRALRPPTPPSS; translated from the coding sequence ATGAGCTCATCCAAAAGGCCGAGTTTTGACAGCCTGGATCCGCCGGATCCAAAGCTAATCGATGCCTGTGTGCACTGTGGGTTTTGTCTGACCACCTGCCCCAGCTACCGCGTCCTCGGCAAGGAGACAGACTCGCCGCGGGGGCGCATCTACCAGATGGACGCCCTCAATCAAGGCCAAATCTCTCTCTCGGCAGCAGTGGTTTCCCATTTCGATACCTGCCTGGGCTGTCTGGCCTGCGTTACCGCCTGTCCTTCGGGGGTGCGCTACGACCGGCTGATCGCCGCCACCCGCCCGCAGATCGAGCGCAACCACCGCCGCAACCTTTGGGATTGGCTGTACCGCCAGTTCATCTTCTGGCTCTTCCCCTACCCGGCGCGGCTGCGGCCTCTGCTCTGGTCCCTTTGGCTCTACCAAAAAATGGGGGTCGGCGCCTGGATTCGCCAAGGGCTGGCGAAGGTCTCCCCGCGCCTGGCGGCCATGGAATCCCTCTTGCCCCCTCTTGAGGTGGGGCAACTGCTGCCCAAGCGCTACCCGGAGCGGATCCCGGCGGTGGGCGAACGCCGCTTTCGCGTGGGGCTGCTCCTCGGCTGCGTGCAGCGCCTGTTTGCCCCGCAGGTGAATGAGGCCAGCATTCGCGTCTTGACCCACAACGGCTGTGAGGTGGTGATCCCGCCCGCCCAGGGCTGTTGTGCGGCCTTGCCCCACCACCAAGGGCAACTGCAGCAGGCAGAAGCCCTGGCCCGCCAGATGGTGGATGCTTTTGCCGGCTACGAGTTGGATGCCATTTTGGTGACTGCCTCCGGCTGCGGCCACACCCTCAAGGAGTACGGCCACCTTTTGGCCAGGGATCCCGACTACCAAGAGAAAGGGGCTCAGTTTGCGGCCAAAGTCAAGGATATCCAGGAGTTTCTGGCGCAGGTAGGGCTGACCGCTCCCCTGTACCCCCTGCAGCCGGATCCCTTGGTGCTGGCCTATCAGGATGCCTGCCACATGCTGCACGGGCAGCGCCTCAGCCAGGAGCCGCGACAACTGCTGCGGCAAATTCCCGGGCTGGAGCTGCGGGATCCTGTCGATGCCGCCCTCTGCTGCGGCAGCTCCGGCGTCTACAACCTGCTGCAGCCCGAGGTGGCCGACGAGCTGGGATCCCAGAAGGTGGCCAACCTGCTCAACACCGGCGCCCAGGGGATCGTCTCCGCCAATATCGGCTGCCGCCTGCAGCTCCAGAAGCACCTGCGTCTGCAAGGCAAGGCCGGGATCCCCATTTATCACCCGATGGAACTCCTGGATCGCGCTCTCCGACCGCCCACTCCTCCTTCTAGCTAG
- the cas2 gene encoding CRISPR-associated endonuclease Cas2: MVCYDVVDDKRRQQLAKRLEQCCQRAQYSVVECPLDTAELEKSWLPLLNLEEDSLQAYPLDATAKRRTKVFGGPLPYEPPDYLIL; this comes from the coding sequence TTGGTTTGCTACGACGTGGTGGACGATAAGCGCCGACAACAGTTGGCCAAGCGCCTGGAACAGTGCTGCCAGCGAGCGCAATACTCCGTTGTTGAATGCCCCCTGGACACTGCCGAGCTGGAAAAGTCGTGGCTGCCTCTGCTCAACCTCGAGGAAGATAGCCTGCAGGCCTACCCTCTGGATGCCACCGCCAAACGACGTACCAAGGTCTTCGGCGGGCCTCTCCCCTACGAGCCGCCGGACTACCTTATTTTGTGA
- a CDS encoding DnaJ C-terminal domain-containing protein encodes MQNFKDYYKILGVSQTATADEIKQAYRRLARKYHPDVNPNNKAAEEKFKEINEAYEVLSDPGKRRQYDQFGQYHQQGGFRYRRDTYSQPYSSSPFGDSSFSEDFGGSGFGSGVDFSQFEDFQDFIDQLLGRVRNSGADRSSSSAGNANYDAEATIQLTIPEAFEGGRRRLRVGGDRVLEVNIPAGMTPGKRIRLRGQGHPKPNGGAGDLYLKIELKEHPFYRLEGFDVYCDLPISPSEAVLGAQVEVPTLDGVVKLRIPPGMQPGRKLRLAERGFPKGNGERGDFYAVVQIYLPTRVSEEERELYEKLQRVQSYDPRAALKL; translated from the coding sequence ATGCAAAATTTCAAGGACTACTACAAGATTTTGGGGGTCAGCCAGACGGCCACCGCCGACGAGATCAAGCAGGCCTATCGGCGCCTGGCCCGAAAATATCACCCGGATGTTAACCCGAACAACAAAGCTGCCGAAGAGAAGTTTAAGGAGATCAACGAAGCCTACGAAGTTCTCTCGGATCCCGGCAAACGCAGGCAATACGACCAATTTGGCCAGTACCACCAGCAGGGCGGGTTCCGCTACCGGCGGGATACCTACAGCCAGCCTTACAGCAGCAGCCCTTTTGGCGACAGCTCCTTCAGCGAAGACTTTGGGGGAAGCGGTTTTGGCAGTGGCGTCGATTTCAGCCAATTTGAGGATTTTCAAGACTTCATCGATCAACTGCTGGGCCGGGTGCGCAACTCAGGTGCGGATCGCAGCAGTAGCTCCGCTGGCAACGCCAACTACGATGCGGAGGCCACCATCCAGCTCACCATTCCCGAAGCTTTTGAAGGGGGCAGACGCCGCCTACGGGTGGGCGGGGATCGCGTGCTCGAGGTCAACATCCCAGCAGGGATGACGCCAGGGAAGCGGATTCGCCTGCGCGGCCAAGGCCACCCCAAACCCAACGGCGGCGCCGGCGACCTGTACCTCAAGATCGAGCTGAAGGAGCACCCCTTCTACCGCCTTGAGGGGTTTGACGTCTACTGCGATTTGCCCATCAGCCCCAGCGAGGCCGTCTTGGGCGCCCAGGTGGAGGTGCCCACCTTGGATGGAGTGGTGAAGCTGCGGATCCCACCCGGCATGCAGCCGGGGCGAAAGTTGCGCTTGGCAGAGAGGGGTTTTCCCAAGGGCAATGGAGAGCGGGGCGATTTCTACGCGGTAGTTCAGATCTATTTGCCCACCCGTGTTTCGGAGGAGGAGCGGGAGCTCTACGAAAAGCTGCAGCGGGTTCAGTCCTATGATCCCCGTGCCGCCCTCAAGCTCTAG
- a CDS encoding AMP-dependent synthetase/ligase codes for MTTVSAAATPAGTTLLDIWQVLAEKFADYTALRDPHAQPVFEISYGQLFRRIQILAAGLQALGIRPGDRVAIFADNSPRWLMADLATLFTGAVNVPRSAVADPAELGYILRHSGSTALIAQDAKTLSRVRPVVQELGLERLLLLSDEEEPGVLNFSQWLQKGRERRYEPPRLERSQLATIIYTSGTSGRPKGVMLSHGNLMHQVENLHVVVQPRPGDKVLTILPTWHSYERACEYFLLSQACTLVYTNPRFIKQDFQQEQPHYLVAVPRIWETVYEGIQRQFKEKSPLMQRLIRTLMAASEGYVLAGRIAGNRSILHYGVSPWVRLGARLQQGLLWPVHRLADALIYRKVRQALGPNFQQAISGGGSLPAYLDLFYEVVGISILNGYGLTETSPVLCARRPDNNVRGTAGPPLPGTEFRIVDPETRQPLPPGEKGLILARGPQVMMGYYNNPEATAKVLSPDGWFETGDLGWLTPDGQLVITGRAKDVIVLLNGENVEPQPLEDACLQSPYISQIVIVGQDQKKLAALIYPNLDVLKAWAAEQGIPAAEAELLGHPQVRTLILQEVRARIQERPGYRPHEQIADFRFLPEPLSVENGLMTQTLKIKRNPVAERYAHLIQEMYPTGS; via the coding sequence ATGACTACTGTCTCCGCTGCTGCTACCCCCGCTGGGACGACGCTGCTCGACATCTGGCAAGTCCTGGCCGAAAAGTTTGCCGATTACACTGCCCTCAGGGATCCCCATGCCCAGCCGGTCTTTGAGATTTCTTACGGGCAGCTCTTTCGCCGCATTCAGATCTTGGCTGCCGGTTTGCAGGCTTTGGGCATTCGGCCTGGGGATCGGGTGGCCATTTTTGCCGACAATTCCCCCCGCTGGCTGATGGCAGATCTGGCCACGCTGTTTACGGGAGCGGTCAATGTGCCGCGCAGCGCCGTGGCGGATCCGGCGGAGCTGGGCTACATTTTGCGCCATTCCGGCAGCACCGCTTTGATTGCCCAGGATGCGAAGACCCTAAGCCGGGTGCGGCCGGTTGTGCAGGAGCTGGGCCTGGAGCGGCTGCTGTTGCTTTCCGATGAAGAAGAGCCGGGGGTATTGAATTTTTCTCAGTGGCTGCAAAAAGGCCGGGAGCGCCGCTACGAGCCGCCGCGGCTGGAGCGATCCCAGTTGGCCACCATCATCTACACTTCTGGCACTTCCGGTCGGCCCAAGGGGGTGATGCTCAGCCACGGCAACCTGATGCACCAGGTGGAAAACTTGCATGTGGTGGTGCAGCCCCGGCCTGGGGATAAGGTGCTGACAATTCTGCCCACCTGGCACTCCTACGAGCGGGCCTGTGAGTATTTTCTCCTCAGCCAGGCCTGCACGTTGGTTTACACCAACCCTCGCTTTATCAAGCAAGATTTTCAACAGGAGCAGCCCCACTATCTGGTGGCGGTGCCCCGCATCTGGGAGACCGTTTACGAAGGGATCCAGCGGCAATTTAAGGAAAAAAGCCCCCTGATGCAGCGGCTGATCCGCACCTTGATGGCGGCCAGCGAAGGCTACGTGCTCGCCGGGCGGATTGCCGGCAATCGGTCGATTTTACACTACGGCGTCAGCCCGTGGGTGCGCCTGGGGGCCCGCCTGCAACAGGGGCTGCTCTGGCCTGTCCACCGCCTGGCCGATGCGCTGATCTACCGCAAGGTGCGGCAGGCTTTGGGCCCCAATTTTCAACAGGCCATCAGCGGCGGCGGATCCCTGCCCGCCTACCTGGATCTGTTTTACGAGGTGGTGGGCATTTCCATCCTCAATGGCTACGGCCTCACGGAAACCTCGCCGGTGCTGTGCGCGCGGCGTCCTGACAACAACGTGCGCGGCACGGCGGGCCCCCCCTTGCCAGGGACGGAGTTTCGCATCGTGGATCCGGAGACGCGGCAGCCGTTGCCCCCTGGCGAAAAAGGGCTGATCCTGGCGCGGGGGCCGCAGGTGATGATGGGCTACTACAACAATCCGGAAGCGACTGCCAAGGTGCTCAGCCCCGACGGCTGGTTTGAAACAGGGGATCTGGGCTGGCTCACCCCCGACGGACAACTGGTGATCACCGGCAGGGCCAAGGACGTGATCGTGCTGCTTAACGGCGAAAATGTCGAGCCGCAGCCGCTGGAAGATGCCTGCCTGCAATCCCCCTACATCAGCCAGATCGTGATCGTCGGGCAAGACCAAAAGAAACTGGCCGCCCTCATCTACCCCAACCTCGATGTCCTTAAGGCTTGGGCCGCTGAGCAAGGGATCCCGGCTGCGGAGGCCGAGCTCTTGGGCCACCCGCAGGTGCGCACGTTGATTTTGCAGGAGGTGCGGGCCCGCATCCAAGAGCGTCCTGGCTACCGGCCCCACGAGCAAATTGCCGACTTCCGCTTTTTGCCAGAGCCCCTGAGCGTGGAAAACGGCCTCATGACCCAGACGCTGAAAATTAAGCGTAACCCGGTGGCCGAGCGCTACGCCCACCTCATCCAGGAGATGTATCCGACAGGGAGCTAA